The Arachis ipaensis cultivar K30076 chromosome B07, Araip1.1, whole genome shotgun sequence genome includes a window with the following:
- the LOC110264440 gene encoding probable aspartic protease At2g35615, translating into MARVVSSLTQGLRSPTYLMMCKIYYTRNILGGSFRKVIIETYPWLYCYLGVVSRDLVGFPVVTFHFAQGADLALDTGSFFEQLTDSVFCMAIGPVSATGVDNRSSVIGLLAQQGYNVGYDLVNQIVYFQRIDCQLLSG; encoded by the coding sequence ATGGCGCGGGTGGTGTCATCATTGACACAGGGTCTACGCTCACCTACCTACCTGATGATGTGCAAAATTTACTATACAAGGAATATCCTTGGCGGGTCCTTTAGGAAAGTTATAATCGAAACTTATCCCTGGCTATATTGCTATTTGGGGGTTGTGAGTAGAGATTTAGTTGGATTTCCAGTGGTTACCTTCCATTTTGCTCAAGGTGCAGATTTGGCTTTGGACACTGGAAGCTTCTTTGAACAGCTCACAGACAGCGTATTCTGCATGGCTATAGGTCCAGTCAGTGCGACTGGCGTCGACAACCGATCTTCTGTTATCGGCTTATTGGCTCAGCAGGGTTACAATGTTGGATATGACCTTGTTAACCAGATTGTTTACTTTCAAAGAATTGATTGTCAACTGCTTAGTGGCTGA
- the LOC107606367 gene encoding interferon-related developmental regulator 1 isoform X1, translating to MGKRNSQRKSAAMFDTDDDSSVTSSSTSRSDMMSVYGGEDVQFYQDSVLDQALDALDEKRGSTRENALSSIIDAFNSNIQHDFVEKKFATLLHHCLASLKKGSKKASAKEISLASHAIGCLALTVGCGNNAREIFEESVRPLDESLASKSDVSKIPSLLECLAIITFVGGIDQEETEQSMDIMWRVIHPKLGSNVVAVKPSAQLITSVVSSWSFLLSTMDDMNLNSKNWQNQISYLSGLLDKEDRTVRIAAGEALALIFEIGTTEKFYTDSRSAEESKTQESYICLQGLKGKVINQCRDLSVEAGGKGSAKKDLNSQRNLFRDILEFFEYGYSPETSTKIGGDSLQTSSWSQMIQLNFLKHFLGGGFIKHMQENEFLHDVFDFTPKRKFNNSEQRMSGGEKRLFKSPNSVLNKARTQYLNKQRLQAEGRNFGHYAVSVPEEEA from the exons ATGGGAAAAC GTAATTCTCAACGGAAAAGTGCTGCAATGTTCGATACCGATGATGATAGTAGCGTGACTTCGTCATCAACTTCGCGTTCTGATATGATGTCGGTGTATGGGGGTGAAGATGTGCAATTTTATCAAGATTCTGTTCTCGACCAAGCTCTGGATGCCTTAGATGAGAAAAG GGGTTCCACAAGGGAGAATGCTTTGTCATCGATCATTGATGCATTCAATAGCAATATTCAGCATGACTTTGTGGAGAAGAA ATTTGCTACCTTACTACACCATTGTCTTGCTTCATTAAAAAAAGGATCTAAAAAAGCATCTGCTAAGGAGATATCTTTGGCATCGCACGCCATTG GTTGTTTGGCCTTGACTGTTGGATGCGGCAATAATGCACGTGAAATATTTGAAGAATCAGTTCGTCCTCTAGATGAATCTCTTGCGTCCAAGTCAGATGTTTCAAAGATACCCTCG TTGCTTGAATGCTTGGCTATAATAACCTTTGTTGGAGGGATCGATCAAGAAGAAACCGAACAGTCAATGGATATCATGTGGCGAGTGATCCATCCCAAATTAGGTTCCAAT GTGGTTGCAGTCAAACCATCTGCCCAATTAATAACTTCTGTGGTGTCTTCGTGGTCTTTTCTCCTCTCTACCATGGACGATATGAACCTAAATTCAAAAAATTGGCAAAA TCAAATATCTTATTTATCGGGTCTTCTGGACAAGGAAGATCGGACTGTACGAATTGCTGCTGGTGAAGCTCTGGCTCTTATTTTTGAGATTGGAACTACAGAGAAATTTTATACTGATTCTAGGAGTGCAGAAGAGAGTAAAACACAAGAAAGTTACATATGTTTACAAGGATTGAAAGGGAAGGTCATAAATCAATGCAGAGACCTTTCTGTGGAGGCCGGTGGCAAGGGTTCTGCCAAAAAGGATCTTAATAGCCAGAGGAACTTGTTCCGagatattttagaattttttgag TATGGTTACTCCCCCGAAACTTCAACAAAGATTGGTGGTGATTCCTTGCAGACATCATCGTGGTCCCAAATGATTCAG TTAAATTTTCTCAAGCACTTTCTTGGGGGTGGGTTTATTAAGCATATGCAG GAAAATGAGTTCCTTCATGATGTCTTTGATTTCACGCCGAAGAGAAAGTTCAATAATAGCGAACAGAGAATGTCTGGTGGTGAGAAG AGATTGTTTAAGTCTCCAAATTCAGTACTGAACAAGGCTAGAACCCAATATCTTAATAAGCAGCGTTTGCAAGCTGAG GGAAGGAACTTCGGCCACTATGCTGTCAGTGTCCCTGAGGAGGAGGCTTGA
- the LOC107606365 gene encoding pentatricopeptide repeat-containing protein At5g57250, mitochondrial-like: MNMFYTRRPFSSSSSSFSSSSCSSKNHSLQTLLKRGFTPTLKSINIFLLSLLRHRKFNLIIHLFTTATLIPTNPTTHSILTWALLHSRSFQDAENLILTHFTHSHPRIWDTLIRTHHDPHRALFLLRYCLQNGGVLPSPLTFSSLIHRLSSQGDLGMTMEVLEIMTDHRVRYPFDDFVCSSVISGFCRIGKPELALGFYDNAVGSGALLRPGLVTLTAIVGALVRLGRLDEVCGMVRRMEEDGIGLDVVLYSVWVCGYVKGNDLVEVFRKMREMVVVKGIDHDYVSYTILIDGFSKLGDVEKSFGILAKMIKEGKRPNKVTYTAIISAYCKKGKFEEARGVFERIGELGIELDEFVYAVLIDGYCRIGDFGSVFKLFVEMEKRGVSPSVVTYNTIINGLCKFGRTSEADELSKDVAADVITYSTLLHGYTEEENTPGILQTKRRLEEAGIAMDIIMCNVLIKALFMMGAFEDVYALYKGMPEMGLVPNSVTYCTMIDQYCKVGRIDEALVMFDDFRKTSFSSPVCYTSIIHGLCKKGMVEMAIEALVELNDKGLELSRYTFRMLMRTILTEKGAKEVLDLVYTMEGLGQDSYESVCNDAIFLLCRRGFLEDAYRLCLMMRKTGLYVTRNSYYSILRSYLSNRNREHMLPLLNIFLKEYGLVDPMMRRILACYLCLKDIHSALQFMENPITLPVSILRILIKEGRALDAYKLVVKTQDSLQVMYADYANLIDALCKGGYLNKALDLCAFVEKKGITLDIVVYNSIINGLCHEGRLIEAFRLFDSLEKLNLIPSEITYATLIYALSREGYLVDAEHVFSKMVLKGFQPKTQVYNSLLEGISKFGQLENALELLNDMETKYIEPDSLTVSAVINCHCQKGNMEGALQFYYEFKRKDVSPDFFGFLYLIRGLCSKGRMEEARSVLREMLKSKNIEEIINIVNNEVDNESIGGFLAILCEQGSIQEALTVLNEIASTLYPVLRLSTYNQGAHAQRNISELNAGLQSSRPLSSSCRTGLDFGSCDASVESDLTINNDSHVTRSRPLNFDFYYSMIATHCAKGELQKANQVAKGMLSHLSR, translated from the coding sequence ATGAACATGTTCTACACAAGAAGACcattctcctcctcttcttcttctttttcttcttcttcgtgcTCCTCAAAGAACCATTCACTCCAAACATTATTGAAGCGTGGATTCACCCCAACCCTGAAATCCATCAACATATTCCTCCTCTCCCTCCTCCGCCACCGCAAGTTCAACCTCATCATCCACCTCTTCACCACTGCCACACTCATCCCCACTAACCCTACCACCCACTCCATCCTCACGTGGGCACTCCTCCATTCTAGAAGCTTCCAAGATGCCGAGAATCTCATCTTAACTCACTTCACCCATTCCCATCCTCGCATCTGGGACACACTCATCCGTACCCACCATGACCCTCATAGGGCACTCTTTCTTCTACGCTATTGCCTCCAAAACGGTGGCGTTTTGCCCTCTCCTCTCACTTTCTCTTCTCTTATTCACAGGCTCTCTTCTCAGGGGGACCTAGGCATGACAATGGAGGTGCTGGAGATCATGACAGATCATAGGGTAAGGTACCCTTTTGATGATTTTGTTTGTAGCTCTGTGATTTCTGGGTTTTGTAGGATTGGGAAGCCTGAACTTGCGTTAGGGTTTTATGACAATGCTGTGGGTTCTGGGGCACTGTTGAGGCCCGGCTTGGTTACTTTAACTGCAATTGTTGGTGCACTTGTTAGGTTGGGGAGGCTTGATGAGGTTTGTGGTATGGTTAGGAGGATGGAGGAGGATGGGATCGGTTTGGATGTTGTTTTGTATAGTGTTTGGGTTTGTGGGTATGTTAAAGGAAATGACTTGGTGGAGGTTTTTCGAAAGATGAGGGAAATGGTGGTGGTGAAGGGTATCGATCATGATTATGTGAGTTATACTATACTCATTGATGGGTTTTCGAAGTTAGGCGATGTGGAGAAGTCATTCGGGATCTTGGCTAAGATGATAAAGGAAGGGAAGAGACCCAATAAGGTCACTTACACTGCAATAATATCTGCTTATTGTAAGAAGGGTAAATTTGAGGAAGCACGTGGTGTTTTCGAGAGGATAGGTGAGTTGGGAATTGAGTTGGATGAGTTTGTGTATGCAGTTTTGATTGATGGGTATTGTCGGATTGGAGATTTTGGTAGTGTCTTTAAGCTATTTGTTGAAATGGAGAAAAGAGGGGTTAGTCCTAGTGTTGTTACGTATAATACCATAATAAATGGTTTGTGCAAGTTCGGGAGGACATCTGAGGCAGATGAGTTATCGAAAGATGTGGCTGCAGACGTGATTACGTACAGCACATTGTTGCACGGTTATACCGAAGAAGAGAACACTCCGGGGATTTTGCAGACAAAGAGGCGACTAGAAGAAGCTGGAATCGCCATGGATATCATAATGTGCAATGTGTTGATCAAAGCATTGTTTATGATGGGGGCTTTTGAAGATGTTTATGCTCTTTACAAaggaatgccagaaatgggcctGGTTCCGAATTCTGTTACTTATTGCACAATGATTGATCAGTATTGCAAGGTAGGTAGAATTGACGAGGCACTTGTGATGTTTGACGACTTCAGAAAAACATCATTCTCTTCACCTGTATGCTACACTAGTATTATTCATGGCCTCTGCAAGAAGGGTATGGTAGAAATGGCCATTGAGGCATTAGTCGAACTCAATGATAAAGGACTGGAGTTAAGTAGATATACATTTAGGATGCTAATGAGGACAATTCTCACTGAAAAGGGTGCAAAAGAGGTTTTAGATTTAGTTTACACAATGGAAGGATTGGGCCAAGACTCATATGAGTCAGTATGTAATGATGCGATCTTTTTATTGTGCAGAAGAGGATTTCTTGAGGATGCATATCGCTTGTGCTTGATGATGAGAAAGACAGGTTTATACGTTACAAGAAACTCTTATTATTCTATTTTGAGAAGCTATCTTAGTAACAGGAATAGGGAGCACATGCTGCCCCTATTGAATATCTTTCTAAAAGAATATGGCCTAGTTGATCCAATGATGCGAAGGATACTAGCATGCTACCTATGTTTAAAAGATATTCATAGTGCCCTTCAATTTATGGAAAACCCAATCACCCTTCCGGTCTCCATCCTCAGGATTCTGATAAAGGAAGGTAGAGCTTTAGATGCATATAAGCTTGTGGTAAAGACTCAAGATAGTTTACAAGTCATGTATGCTGATTATGCCAATCTGATTGATGCCTTATGCAAGGGAGGATATCTCAATAAAGCATTGGATCTTTGTGCCTTTGTTGAAAAGAAAGGGATCACGTTAGACATAGTTGTATATAATTCTATAATAAATGGATTGTGCCATGAGGGACGTCTTATTGAAGCATTTCGGCTATTTGATTCATTGGAGAAACTTAATTTGATACCCTCTGAAATAACTTATGCCACATTAATTTATGCACTGAGTAGGGAGGGATATCTGGTAGATGCTGAGCATGTTTTCAGTAAAATGGTCCTGAAGGGCTTTCAACCAAAAACACAAGTTTACAATTCACTACTTGAGGGTATTTCAAAGTTTGGTCAATTAGAGAATGCGCTCGAGCTTCTAAACGATATGGAGACAAAATATATTGAGCCTGACAGCTTGACGGTTAGTGCTGTCATAAATTGCCATTGCCAAAAGGGCAACATGGAAGGAGCACTTCAATTCTATTACGAGTTCAAGAGGAAGGATGTATCACCTGATTTTTTTGGGTTCTTGTACTTGATAAGAGGCTTATGTTCAAAGGGACGGATGGAAGAAGCTAGGAGCGTCTTGAGAGAAATGCTCAAATCGAAGAATATTGAAGAGATAATTAACATAGTTAACAATGAGGTTGATAATGAGTCAATAGGTGGCTTTCTTGCCATTTTGTGTGAGCAAGGAAGTATTCAAGAAGCCCTTACAGTtcttaatgaaattgcaagcacACTTTATCCTGTTCTAAGGTTATCTACATATAATCAAGGAGCTCACGCACAGAGGAACATTTCTGAGCTAAACGCTGGTTTACAATCTTCAAGGCCTCTATCCTCCTCTTGTAGAACCGGTTTGGATTTTGGATCTTGTGATGCTAGCGTTGAAAGTGATCTTACAATAAATAATGATAGTCATGTGACAAGGTCCCGGCCACTCAACTTTGACTTCTATTATTCCATGATTGCCACACATTGTGCCAAAGGGGAGCTACAGAAAGCTAATCAAGTAGCTAAGGGAATGCTTTCCCACCTAAGTCGATGA
- the LOC107606367 gene encoding interferon-related developmental regulator 1 isoform X2 — MGKRNSQRKSAAMFDTDDDSSVTSSSTSRSDMMSVYGGEDVQFYQDSVLDQALDALDEKRGSTRENALSSIIDAFNSNIQHDFVEKKFATLLHHCLASLKKGSKKASAKEISLASHAIGCLALTVGCGNNAREIFEESVRPLDESLASKSDVSKLLECLAIITFVGGIDQEETEQSMDIMWRVIHPKLGSNVVAVKPSAQLITSVVSSWSFLLSTMDDMNLNSKNWQNQISYLSGLLDKEDRTVRIAAGEALALIFEIGTTEKFYTDSRSAEESKTQESYICLQGLKGKVINQCRDLSVEAGGKGSAKKDLNSQRNLFRDILEFFEYGYSPETSTKIGGDSLQTSSWSQMIQLNFLKHFLGGGFIKHMQENEFLHDVFDFTPKRKFNNSEQRMSGGEKRLFKSPNSVLNKARTQYLNKQRLQAEGRNFGHYAVSVPEEEA; from the exons ATGGGAAAAC GTAATTCTCAACGGAAAAGTGCTGCAATGTTCGATACCGATGATGATAGTAGCGTGACTTCGTCATCAACTTCGCGTTCTGATATGATGTCGGTGTATGGGGGTGAAGATGTGCAATTTTATCAAGATTCTGTTCTCGACCAAGCTCTGGATGCCTTAGATGAGAAAAG GGGTTCCACAAGGGAGAATGCTTTGTCATCGATCATTGATGCATTCAATAGCAATATTCAGCATGACTTTGTGGAGAAGAA ATTTGCTACCTTACTACACCATTGTCTTGCTTCATTAAAAAAAGGATCTAAAAAAGCATCTGCTAAGGAGATATCTTTGGCATCGCACGCCATTG GTTGTTTGGCCTTGACTGTTGGATGCGGCAATAATGCACGTGAAATATTTGAAGAATCAGTTCGTCCTCTAGATGAATCTCTTGCGTCCAAGTCAGATGTTTCAAAG TTGCTTGAATGCTTGGCTATAATAACCTTTGTTGGAGGGATCGATCAAGAAGAAACCGAACAGTCAATGGATATCATGTGGCGAGTGATCCATCCCAAATTAGGTTCCAAT GTGGTTGCAGTCAAACCATCTGCCCAATTAATAACTTCTGTGGTGTCTTCGTGGTCTTTTCTCCTCTCTACCATGGACGATATGAACCTAAATTCAAAAAATTGGCAAAA TCAAATATCTTATTTATCGGGTCTTCTGGACAAGGAAGATCGGACTGTACGAATTGCTGCTGGTGAAGCTCTGGCTCTTATTTTTGAGATTGGAACTACAGAGAAATTTTATACTGATTCTAGGAGTGCAGAAGAGAGTAAAACACAAGAAAGTTACATATGTTTACAAGGATTGAAAGGGAAGGTCATAAATCAATGCAGAGACCTTTCTGTGGAGGCCGGTGGCAAGGGTTCTGCCAAAAAGGATCTTAATAGCCAGAGGAACTTGTTCCGagatattttagaattttttgag TATGGTTACTCCCCCGAAACTTCAACAAAGATTGGTGGTGATTCCTTGCAGACATCATCGTGGTCCCAAATGATTCAG TTAAATTTTCTCAAGCACTTTCTTGGGGGTGGGTTTATTAAGCATATGCAG GAAAATGAGTTCCTTCATGATGTCTTTGATTTCACGCCGAAGAGAAAGTTCAATAATAGCGAACAGAGAATGTCTGGTGGTGAGAAG AGATTGTTTAAGTCTCCAAATTCAGTACTGAACAAGGCTAGAACCCAATATCTTAATAAGCAGCGTTTGCAAGCTGAG GGAAGGAACTTCGGCCACTATGCTGTCAGTGTCCCTGAGGAGGAGGCTTGA